In the genome of Achromobacter sp. MFA1 R4, the window GAGCAGCACGCCGAAGTCCACGGCCGCGTCGAAGCTGGACAGCTCCACGCGCAAGAGAAAGGTTTCGGACAGGGCTTCGTCGAGCGTGAATTCGATCACCTCGAAGTCCACGCCGGCGGCGGCCGGCGAGAATGTAAATCGCATGTCGGATAAACGAGGCATATCGATTCCCTGGGCAAACCATGAAGCGGCAATGACCCCGACGTCCGTAGGGAAAATGCGCTGCGTCATGGTCCATGGCGCGAGTGGGCCACCAGTATCGAAGGAAAGCCTGCGCTTCCGATCTAAGATTTCTTCGAAAAATACACTTGGAAGCCCCTGGTGCTGGGCCACGCATCCGTTCTATAACCTCATGGATCGGCTCCGCCAGCATCCTGGCCAGACGTCTTCCCTCCTTCCGCCAACCCACCATGAACCTGTCCCCCGATCTGGCGCTGCAGTCCGCCACCGAAGAAGACCTGCCGTTCCTGTTGTCCCTGCGCAAGTCCACCATGACCGAGCATCTGCGGCGCGCCGGGGCGCCGTTGGACGACGCGCAGCACCTGGCGCGGATCCAGTACCGCTTCGACGACGCGCAGATCGTCTGGCTGGGCGGCCGGCCGGCCGGGCTGTTCAAGCATTACCGCGACGCCGTGGGCTGGCGCATCGTGCAGATCCAGATCGATCCCGCTTTCCAGGGCCAGGGGCTGGGCCGCCGGCTGCTGGCCGGGGTACTGGATCGGGCGGACGCGGAAGGC includes:
- a CDS encoding GNAT family N-acetyltransferase, whose protein sequence is MNLSPDLALQSATEEDLPFLLSLRKSTMTEHLRRAGAPLDDAQHLARIQYRFDDAQIVWLGGRPAGLFKHYRDAVGWRIVQIQIDPAFQGQGLGRRLLAGVLDRADAEGAPVTLSVLKGNPARRLYEALGFTPVEETELEHEMRYEPGAVRPGA